One Capra hircus breed San Clemente chromosome 27, ASM170441v1, whole genome shotgun sequence DNA window includes the following coding sequences:
- the C27H8orf48 gene encoding uncharacterized protein C8orf48 homolog isoform X2 — protein sequence MADLSEETLESLTDEVKSSGSFSSSGGLQPSSSAFGSKSESGSQPSRSEYGDHQSELSDVKANVKKLSRKWIHNLKGKETNSEQYRPDPKYQTEITQASLEELNALQSFCTVKVNLIHHRANSTGKKSSRHKKLQLGPEAEAPEVDTLKCTVPDELLNRIYFKNMRTPKQVGTAKQHISSRCPDCIRKRAELAQSAFLKQKKTLLESLLLQEKIDEHLNTKDFLTLVREAHQSLPRLSDDPRRIWERLNERKVKLDTLVFER from the coding sequence ATGGCAGACCTTTCTGAGGAGACCTTGGAGTCCTTGACTGATGAGGTAAAGAGTTCCGGTTCATTCAGTTCCTCTGGAGGACTGCAGCCCTCGTCTTCTGCCTTTGGGAGCAAGTCTGAGAGTGGATCGCAGCCTTCACGCTCGGAATATGGAGACCACCAATCTGAGCTTTCGGACGTCAAAGCTAATGTAAAGAAATTGAGCAGAAAATGGATCCACAACCTCAAGGGCAAGGAAACGAACTCTGAACAGTATCGACCGGACCCTAAATATCAAACAGAAATCACTCAGGCATCCCTTGAAGAATTGAATGCCCTGCAGTCTTTCTGCACCGTTAAGGTAAACCTGATCCACCATAGAGCGAACTCTACGGGGAAAAAGAGCAGCAGGCATAAAAAGCTGCAGCTTGGACCCGAGGCAGAAGCTCCAGAGGTAGATACCTTAAAGTGTACTGTCCCTGACGAGCTTTTGAAtagaatctattttaaaaacatgagaaCACCCAAACAGGTGGGGACAGCTAAGCAACACATTTCTTCTCGGTGTCCCGACTGTATCAGAAAAAGGGCAGAACTGGCCCAATCTGCCTTCCTGAAACAGAAGAAGACTTTACTGGAGTCACTTCTACTCCAAGAGAAAATAGATGAACATCTTAATACGAAAGACTTCCTTACCCTTGTCAGAGAAGCACACCAGAGCCTTCCCAGGCTTTCAGATGACCCCAGAAgaatctgggaaagactgaatgagagaaaagtaAAATTGGATACTCTGGTTTTTGAAAG
- the C27H8orf48 gene encoding uncharacterized protein C8orf48 homolog isoform X1 — protein sequence MADLSEETLESLTDEVKSSGSFSSSGGLQPSSSAFGSKSESGSQPSRSEYGDHQSELSDVKANVKKLSRKWIHNLKGKETNSEQYRPDPKYQTEITQASLEELNALQSFCTVKVNLIHHRANSTGKKSSRHKKLQLGPEAEAPEVDTLKCTVPDELLNRIYFKNMRTPKQVGTAKQHISSRCPDCIRKRAELAQSAFLKQKKTLLESLLLQEKIDEHLNTKDFLTLVREAHQSLPRLSDDPRRIWERLNERKVKLDTLVFERSDIKQKM from the coding sequence ATGGCAGACCTTTCTGAGGAGACCTTGGAGTCCTTGACTGATGAGGTAAAGAGTTCCGGTTCATTCAGTTCCTCTGGAGGACTGCAGCCCTCGTCTTCTGCCTTTGGGAGCAAGTCTGAGAGTGGATCGCAGCCTTCACGCTCGGAATATGGAGACCACCAATCTGAGCTTTCGGACGTCAAAGCTAATGTAAAGAAATTGAGCAGAAAATGGATCCACAACCTCAAGGGCAAGGAAACGAACTCTGAACAGTATCGACCGGACCCTAAATATCAAACAGAAATCACTCAGGCATCCCTTGAAGAATTGAATGCCCTGCAGTCTTTCTGCACCGTTAAGGTAAACCTGATCCACCATAGAGCGAACTCTACGGGGAAAAAGAGCAGCAGGCATAAAAAGCTGCAGCTTGGACCCGAGGCAGAAGCTCCAGAGGTAGATACCTTAAAGTGTACTGTCCCTGACGAGCTTTTGAAtagaatctattttaaaaacatgagaaCACCCAAACAGGTGGGGACAGCTAAGCAACACATTTCTTCTCGGTGTCCCGACTGTATCAGAAAAAGGGCAGAACTGGCCCAATCTGCCTTCCTGAAACAGAAGAAGACTTTACTGGAGTCACTTCTACTCCAAGAGAAAATAGATGAACATCTTAATACGAAAGACTTCCTTACCCTTGTCAGAGAAGCACACCAGAGCCTTCCCAGGCTTTCAGATGACCCCAGAAgaatctgggaaagactgaatgagagaaaagtaAAATTGGATACTCTGGTTTTTGAAAGGTCAGATATAAAGCAGAAAATGTAG